The following DNA comes from Maniola jurtina chromosome W, ilManJurt1.1, whole genome shotgun sequence.
TATTGAAGACTTCAGTTCGAGCAGCCTGGACCGCTACTCGAAGCTTGAACTCGTGCTACTGCAAGAGGATAACGGCGCACCCCTCAACTGGCGCCTCGACTGGGTCACCGCTCTGTACCCAGAACTGATGGAGTTTCCAGTATCACCGATATCCGAACCGCGAGAGGAGTGGTGCGCAGGGCTTTGACTAGCATTTGCCCCTTGCTTCCCCAGATGGACTTTTTTCCTCTTAAACGACGTTTAAGAGGGGGGGAATTTATGTTAACGCTTTTTATTATAGTGAAAGACTATAGTGAAGTTGATAGTGCGTgcatgtcggatcgagccgaggatcgtttaagaattgatgaaggcaggtgAAGATcctagggtctgcttcgatcactaggcgatcttcagacgtgttaagaacaatacttccatttactgcatgtcacaactaccagcgtaactaggtaaacctaacctaacctacctagaccggctcctccaccccttacaccggtcccaaaccaaccatctaacctaaccaccacaataacaactcgtttaaccaacagtaccactttaggtaaccactactctaaaacccacagtacgacagactattcctactgagaagtgtcctcggcaacaaccggacgaataatgcctcgctatgcacagcgtgtctgattttatagtccaacgacgacagtggggagatgacgtaatgctcagtgagcaaagtattgacagctaaaagtcggtaccgccgacacggccattctgacctgcgtacgtcctcgtacgctaaatgtcacaaagcatgtgaggacaaaaccataaccacaaaaatcactataccgctcgtctatcctgactagcagttaactgtcaatgaacatctttctcattctaaacctggacatcaatgtcccctcaacTTTACCTAAAAACTAAGACATTAGTAGAACtattgagatattatatgttatTTAGAGCATCACAGCTTCGGATAGATTTAATAAACACAGTAGCTTTGCTATTAAATATGTCAATATCGTTAGTGGAGACAAACTCATTATAAAATCTACACATTCTAACTATTGGGTTAAAAAAGgaggtattatttttatatacgttAAGAGAAAACGTCTTACAATTCCCCGGATAGCGACTCCGATATCTAATATTAATGTGAATCAAAGACAGTAGCACAGGAGAATCAATATGTGAGTGCAGGATCTTATGTAAGTATGCCAGCAATGAAATGTCTCTGCGCACTCTTAAGGAATCGACCTTGTAATACTGTAACCTACGGGAATAACTATTCAGAGAACGATACCGACCATTTCGCCAAGCCAAAGTTCTGAGGCAGCGTCGTTGAACTCACTCAATGCGGTCTGAATGAATTTTATAATAAGGTGACCAGATTACAGATGCATATTCAACTACGCTCCTCACAAAACAGTTATATATGATTAGCAAAGTATTTGGATTCTTGAAGTCTGCAGTGTTCCTTAACACAAAGCCAAGCATTTGGTTACCttttttaattatatggtcataaTGATCCCGAAATGTGAGTTTGCTGTCCATGAGTACACCCAGATCCTTTACCAAGTTCCTACGTTCTAGTGTACATTGGTCCACCTTGTACTCATACAGAATGTTATGTTTTTTGGAAGAGAAAGTTATTACTTGGCATTTATTGGCGTTTAGTGTCATATGGTTCTTAAGGCACCATTCCGTCACCCTATGCAAATCATTTTGTAGAGCTACACACTGTTCAATGCTTGTGACCTCACTGAAAATTTTTAAATCATCAGCATATAAAAGACATTCATTGCTTATAGCTTTCTTAatatcatttataaaaataataaacagaagAGGTCCAAGATGCGAGCTCTGCGGTACGCCAGACGGAATAAGAGCAGCAGCTGAGAGATATCCCTTCAAAGCAACGATTTGGCTGCGTCTCGTGAGATAAGACTTTATccggtaatttttttcctccaatttataccccgagtctatacgtacaatcgcttgatagaaaccgaatcgctccgatgttgccaactttgagatatttaactttaaaaattgcattttttcgtacctcgaacaaaacggccgccatgacagccgccatcttgaatttttaaaaaccactcccgttctgtcaaaatacaggataatcgtgggcgaaacacgaaaaaataattatcttcgatcaccccgtttcggatctgtggcgccgcggttaggggtcgaaaaatgaaaattttgaaaacgctccagctcagccgccattttgtttttccaattttttctactttttttattaatttttaactaatttctttaaagattgcaaaattcatcgaaatcggttggaaaacaatggagctgcaaaaatcacgtcagccgccatcttgtttttctgaaatgtcataatttttccccagagggttcccgaaaccgaacacaactcccccacatcactatatcattttccgtctccttctaggagaacaattatgtcaatgagtcagtgagtcagtcagtggtaattgagctatatatagtataatataactagtattttgctcggtgcgcgagctgctaaagcagctcgcgtggcgtggtaatgtttagctttattgtattaaaccgaatcgagttattaaaatacaaaattcaccgcgaaaacaccataaaacgacacccatatcgatttttttcttaaaaaatgcatgtccgc
Coding sequences within:
- the LOC123879939 gene encoding uncharacterized protein LOC123879939 isoform X1; this translates as MSLKELMIKRSSVKGRVTKFKNYISKVNKLSVLDSLELGELKLKLGHFLIGRPPTTLPSPNIEDFSSSSLDRYSKLELVLLQEDNGAPLNWRLDWVTALYPELMEFPVSPISEPREEWCAGL
- the LOC123879939 gene encoding uncharacterized protein LOC123879939 isoform X2 — translated: MSLKELMIKRSSVKGRVTKFKNYISKVNKLSVLDSLELGHFLIGRPPTTLPSPNIEDFSSSSLDRYSKLELVLLQEDNGAPLNWRLDWVTALYPELMEFPVSPISEPREEWCAGL